The region TCCCCATAGATAATACCTAAAGTGACTAATAGGGTTCCCAATGTTATTTTATTTAGTTGGGAGTGATTGCCATGCGATGAATTTGCTTGCATAAATGTGAGGTTTAATACTTAAAATGTTGTAACTGTATGGTTACTAAAAGTGGGGTAGTCAAAGTGTGTAACAAAAACATCCAATAGGCTAACAATACTCTAGTAAAGATATTTTGACTTTAATAAAGGTATATCCACATCTAGAGCATCAATTAAAAAGCTCTCAACTGTACTATAGTGTTGCTCGATAGTGGTTAATGCCTTATTTAGATATTGTTCTTTTACAGTAAATAATGTAAGTAAAACGTTTGTTTGATCATCATTTAGTAGAAACTTCTCTTGCATGTTTAGAGTATCTAGATTCACACATTGGTTAGTCAGCAGATAGTCTTCTCTTACTGTATTTATATCTACTCCTAACGCTGTTAGTAATAAAGCAGCTGCTAATCCTGTTCTATCTTTACCTGCTGTACAGTTAAACATAAGAGGAGCATTAGCACCTTGTACTTCTTTGAAGAAGGCTTTGTATTCATTTTGGTTGTGTAATACTAGTTGTTCATTGATGTCAACTAGTAATTTATTTGCGAGTTCGTCATTAGCATCCATGACGATTTTCATCACATTATTTTTACTTAGATTACCAGGTCTTATAGGTAGTAATATCTCATTAGAAACTGTTGAAGGCAAGAGTGTTTTCTGTTCTATGCTTTCTTCTTCACTTCTAAAATCTATGATAGTTGTAAGAGGTATAGAAGATAAGTAGTTTAAATCCCTTGTCGTGAGGTTACTTAATTGGCCAGATCGAAATAGCTGTCCCCATTTTACAATTCTGTTATCTTTGGTTTTATAACCACCTAAATCTCTAAAATTTGATTGTCCTTCCAATGGAAGCTGACGAAGACCACTTACAGTTATTTCTGTATCTGTTTCTAATACACAAAGCTCAAAGGTCTCTATGTTTTTTGTAGAGATTACATCAGTTCTTTGAATAGAATTGTTGTCTTTTTTTAAATTTCGCATAGTGCTACCATTATATATTCTCTAATATTTTTAGAGGTAATTATTATAGGCTTTTGTAAGATCTACAAGTATTTATACATGTCGAGTTTTAAGCATTCGGTATTAGTTCTAACTTACTTGACTTGATATTAATATGAAAGATTATTAAATAATAACTCATAAAAGTATTAAGTTAAGTGTTATTCTTATATGCTGCAAATATATTGTGGAAAAAAGAATTTTATAAAGAATCTTCTTCTTTTTTTTCAGTAGTAGCTTCAATGAATTTCTCAAAAAGCTTGACCATTTTATTGTTAACTTCTTCGAATGTCAATCGATCTTTTGATTGATAGAATAACATCATTGAATAAGGCTTATCTAAACTAACATGATCTAATAACATGTGTTTATTTATTCTATATGCTTCGCGTAATAACCTTTTAAAGTAGTTGCGATCTACTGCTTTTTTATAGTGACGTTTAGATACAGAAACGCCAACTTTAAGAGGTAAATTATCATCATTGGATATCTGAACATAGACCATTCTCAATGGATATTTAGTTACAGTCTTACCTGTAGTAAATAGTTCCTCAATAGCGATTCTACTCTTTAGCTTTTCCTTCTTAGGGTATGTAAATTTCTTTTGTTCCATATCATTGACAAAGGTAACAAAGGAATGCGAGATATTTATAAATAAAATGAAAGAACAAGATTCGAGAATTGAATAAAAAAACGGTGATCTTATTAAGATCACCGTTTAGGTTATTTATTATAAACACTATTTTCTTGATTGACATCAGCCATAAACTGGCTTGGATCTATCATAATAGTTTTTATTGTAGCTTTTGGTTTATTGATTGTAAATTTGTATTGTGGTTGTGCCCATCCCCATCCATCTAATACTGTTCTTTCGTATTGTACATATTGATTAGGTTTAATCCAATGCATTGAAGTGTAAGGAATGTAGAATGTTTCTTTTGTTCCATCTTCATATTCAACCAGAATATCTAAAGGCATTCCCATTCTTCCTAATCGACCAAGAGTAACTAAAGTTTGATTCTTTTGTAATTCTTCTACAAATAGGATAGAGTAGTCAATTGTATTATTTGTCTGCGTCCAATCGATCATATATTGATCTAATACTGCTCCTGATACTTTTTCAGCCACACGTTTAAAATCATTAGGTGTAGGGTGAGTAAACTTGTATTCATTATAATATGTCTGTAATGTCTTCATCATATTATCCCACCCGATTAGATAAGATAATTGAGTTAAGAAGATTGAACCTCTACTATATGCAGATATTGAGTAAGCTCTATTAGTCATATAGTGATCTGCGTGAGTACTAAGTGGTTCTTGCATTCCTTTAGCCACAAGGTTGTAGTAGCTTTTATATGTAGAAGCAAAAGGATTATCATCTTCATGTTGATCTTTTGGCAATGCTTTTAGTACTGCTAAATCAGATATAAATGAAGTAAAACCTTCATCCATCCATTCATGCTTAGTTTCATTAGTTGCTAATGCATGTTGGAACCAACTATGGGCTAATTCATGTGCAGTTACACCTACTAAACTTGGGAAGGTGCGTTCTCCTGTGATTAATGTACACATAGAGTATTCCATTCCACCATCTCCACCTTGTATTACTGAATATTGGCTGTATGGATAAGGACCTACATTCTCATTAATGAACTCCATTAAATCCGATGTGACTGGTTGTAGTTTTTTCCAGTTGTCTACTATTTTTGGATTGTTTTTATATAAGAAGTGCAATTTTACACCATTCGGGCCATTATATATATCGTGGATATAGTCAGGGTCAGCTGCCCAAGTGAAGTCTAATACATTCTTTGCTTTAAAATTCCATGTTAGATCTTTTCCTTTTTTTATTGAATTGTTATCAATGCCAGCGTCTTGATAGCCATAACCTACCTCATTGTTATTTACTACTTCACCAGTCCCTCCTAAAATGTAATTTTTGTCAATAGTAATCTTTACATCAAAATCTCCCCATACACTGTGAAATTCTCTACCTAAGTATTGTTCTGCATGCCAGCCTTCGAAGTCATATTCAGCTATTTTTGGAAACCATTGAGACATTGATAGTGCCACGCCTTCTTTTGAGTTTCTACCTGCTCTGCGAATCATTACAGGAGCTTGACCATTAAAGTTAAGGTTAAATGTACTAGATGATTTTGGTGCAATAGGTTTTTTAAGTATTACCTGAAGCACCGTACCTACCTCTTTAGTATCTACACTCTCTCCATCTTGTGTCATCTTAGATACCTTCATATATCCGATTTCACTATCTTTAAGTTTAGATATTCTACTTTCGAATACTTTTCGCCCTCGTATTGTTTTTGTATCTACCATACGAGAATCTGGATCTGCAATATTAGATAATAAAGCATCCATATCACTGTTTGGTTGGAATGCGTTGTAGTATAAGTGAAAGTAAACAGTTTTTAATGTATCAGGCGAATTGTTCGTGTATGTTAGTTTTTGTGTACCTGAATATTGATACTTTTTTACATCCATTTTTACATCCATTTTATAGTCAACATGCTGTTGCCAATAACCTGGGTTTGGATTGTTTTGAGCGAATGCGTCTATAAGTGAGATAGAGCAAATCGCTAGTGCTAGTAAAATTTTTTTCATATTGTGTTTGAAATCAAAACTCCACAGATATGAGACATAAATGTGGAGTATTTATTAAGGTTACTTAGTTTACGGTTTATTTTTTCGCTTGAGACAGCTTTTCTGCTAATAATAATGCGTTGTATGCATTAACAAATTTACCTGATGTCGAGATTGTTTGGAAGTTTCTAATTTCCTTTTTCTCACCTACTACTACATCAAAGTTTACTGCAACACCTGAATCCATAATAATCTTTTTTACTTCTCCAGCTGAAAACTGAGGATAATAAGCTCTTACTAATGCAGCTACACCAGCTACGTTAGGAGATGCCATAGAAGTCCCTTGCAAGTACTCGTATGTGTTGTTAGGTACAGTTGCGTAAATTTTTACACCTGGAGCAAATACGTCTACATCATAATCACCATAGTTAGAGAAACGAGCTACCATATTCTTACCAAATTCTGGATTAAGTGCTCCTACTACTAAGAAGTTGTTTGATATCTCTGGTCCCATCTTTACGTTATCGTTAGGGTAACGCTCTACACCACCAGCAATATTTAAGTCCATAGCATCATTACCTGCTGCTACTACGATAAGTACATCTTTTTCTTCAGCATATTTGATAGCATCTCGTACCCACTGGCTGTTTTCTTCATAGTATTTACCGAAACTTCCGTTGATTACTTTAGCTCCATTATCTACAGCATATCTGATTCCTAATGCAATATCTTTATCATACTCATCCCCATCAGGAACAGCTCTAACTGCCATTATCTCGACAACTTGCGATGCTACTCCATCTCCTCCAAGATTATTACCACGCGTCTGTGCGATAATACCTGCTACGTGAGTACCATGTTTTGCTTCGTCTCTTACTGGACCTAATACATTGTTATCTCCGTAAATTTTATCATTGATGTTAGTGTGATCATCACCTACTAATTTTCTACCTTCATAGTCTAGGTTAAGATGATATTTTAATTTGCTATCTACACTATTTTTGTAAGAGTCTAACCAAGATAATTCTCTACCACCAGATAAGATATTGTACATTACATTTTTAGAATGAATAATTTCTTCAGGGGAATCTAAAGAGATAGTATTTAAGTCTTCTAACGTGTAATTAGTTTTATTTAAGTGTTTTGCAATTCGTTCATTTGCACGTGTTAACATGTCTAGACGCAATTTGCTTTCTACTACTTCACCTACTTCTTTATCAAGTTGTTCTAATGCTCTTTTATATTGTTCAGAACCATCATCTCCTCTTCGTATAACACGAACTAACTCCATGTTTTCGTGTACAGATTTACCTAAGAAATTCCAGCCATGAATATCGTCAATGTATCCATTGTTATCATCATCTATACCATTACCTATAATCTCTTTTGGATTAGTCCAAACTTGTGTTTTTAAATCATCGTGATCGATTTCAATACCTGAATCTACCACACCAACTATTACTTTTGATGGAAGTTTTTTGCCTTTTAAGATTTCTTCATAAGCTCTATCCACTGACATTCCTGGGACAGTATCATTAAGGATGTCTAAATGACTCCATCTCTTTAACTGTTCTTCAGTTAGTTTGGTTGTTCTTTTAGGTAAATTATCTACTCCACTTATAGGAGTACTTACCACCTTACTTGTAGTCCCACAGCTCGTTAGAGCTAAAGCTAAAGCAGCTGATAGGTATAAAGGTTTAATCAATCGCATTATAGTTAAATTTAAATTATCAATGTTATTCGTGCTAAAAATATAAATAAGTTACTTCTTAGCAGGGTACTTAACACTAAATTAAGATTTCATTAGCTTTTAAATTCTCATTTAGTCTTACTCCTTTTTCTGTATGTTGTACTGTTATAATCTCGTTATAAGCATCATGTTCTAAGAATAAATACCAGTTTTCATCAGCAGCTATCTTTAAAAACTTCTCTTTCTCTCCTAAAGTCAACAATGGTCTAGTGTCATAACCCATAACATAAGGTAGAGGAATGTGCCCTACAGTAGGAAGTAAGTCTGCTACATAGGCAATCTTCTTACCGTTAAAATTGATAATAGGGATCATCTGCTTCTCAGTATGTCCATCTGCAAAGAAAATATCAAAGCCTAGTTCTGAGTTATGTAACAAGTCAGATTCTGATCTACTTATAAAATTAAGTGCTCCGCTCTCGTGGATGGGGAAAATGTTTTCAGATAAGAATGACGCCTTTTCACGAGCATTCGGTTTAGTTGCCCATTCCCAGTGATTCTCATTTGTCCAGTATTTTGCATTCTTAAACGCATTTACATAACCCGTCTTATCTGCATTCCAATCCACTGCACCTCCTACGTGGTCAAAGTGTAAGTGTGTCAAGAATACATCTGTGATATCATCTCTGTGAAATCCGTGCTTAGCCAGTGATCTATCGATAGTGTGATCTCCCCATAGATTGTAGTATCCGAAGAATTTATCTGATTGCTTATTTCCCATTCCCGTATCTATAAGTATAAGCCTGTTTCCCTCTTCTATTAATAATAGTCTAGCACCTAAGTCGATTAGGTTATTAGAGTCAGCAGGGTTCGTCTTATTCCAGATAACTTTGGGTACTACTCCAAACATAGCACCACCGTCTAGTTTAAAGTTTCCACTTTCTATAGCATATAATTTCATAATTGATTTAGTTTATTTGAGTTAGGTGCAAATTACATAATTAATCAGAGAGTAGAATGTATTTTTTAGAAAAAGGCGTATTAAACCCAGATTCCGTGATAGACATATAAACGAAAAGTAATTATACAAAATAGCTCTGAATTAGAATTGCTTTGTAGTATTTGGCTAATGCGGAATCTGGGTTAAATGGAGGTAGTAACTAAAATGCTCTACCTAAAATACCTCTCCATTTTAGAAATGATGGTGTTGTTAAAGTATCTTAATTTTAATATATTTATACTGCTATTTATTTAAAATAAAACTATGGAAAAGAATGAATACTTAAAAGATTTGACCCCTTGCTCTACATTAATGACTGAAGATCAATACTGGTCTTTAATCGCTGATTCGTTAAAATTAGCAAAAGCTTCAGAAGGGCAGGATGAATATTTAATTCAACGATTAAAGG is a window of Myroides oncorhynchi DNA encoding:
- a CDS encoding tyrosine-protein phosphatase — translated: MRNLKKDNNSIQRTDVISTKNIETFELCVLETDTEITVSGLRQLPLEGQSNFRDLGGYKTKDNRIVKWGQLFRSGQLSNLTTRDLNYLSSIPLTTIIDFRSEEESIEQKTLLPSTVSNEILLPIRPGNLSKNNVMKIVMDANDELANKLLVDINEQLVLHNQNEYKAFFKEVQGANAPLMFNCTAGKDRTGLAAALLLTALGVDINTVREDYLLTNQCVNLDTLNMQEKFLLNDDQTNVLLTLFTVKEQYLNKALTTIEQHYSTVESFLIDALDVDIPLLKSKYLY
- the rnpA gene encoding ribonuclease P protein component, whose product is MEQKKFTYPKKEKLKSRIAIEELFTTGKTVTKYPLRMVYVQISNDDNLPLKVGVSVSKRHYKKAVDRNYFKRLLREAYRINKHMLLDHVSLDKPYSMMLFYQSKDRLTFEEVNNKMVKLFEKFIEATTEKKEEDSL
- a CDS encoding M1 family metallopeptidase; this encodes MKKILLALAICSISLIDAFAQNNPNPGYWQQHVDYKMDVKMDVKKYQYSGTQKLTYTNNSPDTLKTVYFHLYYNAFQPNSDMDALLSNIADPDSRMVDTKTIRGRKVFESRISKLKDSEIGYMKVSKMTQDGESVDTKEVGTVLQVILKKPIAPKSSSTFNLNFNGQAPVMIRRAGRNSKEGVALSMSQWFPKIAEYDFEGWHAEQYLGREFHSVWGDFDVKITIDKNYILGGTGEVVNNNEVGYGYQDAGIDNNSIKKGKDLTWNFKAKNVLDFTWAADPDYIHDIYNGPNGVKLHFLYKNNPKIVDNWKKLQPVTSDLMEFINENVGPYPYSQYSVIQGGDGGMEYSMCTLITGERTFPSLVGVTAHELAHSWFQHALATNETKHEWMDEGFTSFISDLAVLKALPKDQHEDDNPFASTYKSYYNLVAKGMQEPLSTHADHYMTNRAYSISAYSRGSIFLTQLSYLIGWDNMMKTLQTYYNEYKFTHPTPNDFKRVAEKVSGAVLDQYMIDWTQTNNTIDYSILFVEELQKNQTLVTLGRLGRMGMPLDILVEYEDGTKETFYIPYTSMHWIKPNQYVQYERTVLDGWGWAQPQYKFTINKPKATIKTIMIDPSQFMADVNQENSVYNK
- a CDS encoding S8 family peptidase, with amino-acid sequence MRLIKPLYLSAALALALTSCGTTSKVVSTPISGVDNLPKRTTKLTEEQLKRWSHLDILNDTVPGMSVDRAYEEILKGKKLPSKVIVGVVDSGIEIDHDDLKTQVWTNPKEIIGNGIDDDNNGYIDDIHGWNFLGKSVHENMELVRVIRRGDDGSEQYKRALEQLDKEVGEVVESKLRLDMLTRANERIAKHLNKTNYTLEDLNTISLDSPEEIIHSKNVMYNILSGGRELSWLDSYKNSVDSKLKYHLNLDYEGRKLVGDDHTNINDKIYGDNNVLGPVRDEAKHGTHVAGIIAQTRGNNLGGDGVASQVVEIMAVRAVPDGDEYDKDIALGIRYAVDNGAKVINGSFGKYYEENSQWVRDAIKYAEEKDVLIVVAAGNDAMDLNIAGGVERYPNDNVKMGPEISNNFLVVGALNPEFGKNMVARFSNYGDYDVDVFAPGVKIYATVPNNTYEYLQGTSMASPNVAGVAALVRAYYPQFSAGEVKKIIMDSGVAVNFDVVVGEKKEIRNFQTISTSGKFVNAYNALLLAEKLSQAKK
- a CDS encoding MBL fold metallo-hydrolase, whose product is MKLYAIESGNFKLDGGAMFGVVPKVIWNKTNPADSNNLIDLGARLLLIEEGNRLILIDTGMGNKQSDKFFGYYNLWGDHTIDRSLAKHGFHRDDITDVFLTHLHFDHVGGAVDWNADKTGYVNAFKNAKYWTNENHWEWATKPNAREKASFLSENIFPIHESGALNFISRSESDLLHNSELGFDIFFADGHTEKQMIPIINFNGKKIAYVADLLPTVGHIPLPYVMGYDTRPLLTLGEKEKFLKIAADENWYLFLEHDAYNEIITVQHTEKGVRLNENLKANEILI